TCACCATTTTCTCTGCAGGATATGGATATTCTGACACAAATGGAATGGGAAGCAATAGTAGTTGATGAATGCCAACAACCCAGGACTTTATCCTTTTCTGAAGAATTTAAGAAGCTAAAGACCCAAAGCAGGCTTCTCCTCTTTAATGGGAATACAAAGGTTTGTAATTTAAGTGCACATATATTACAACCCAGTACCATCTGCTGTCGTACTTACTGATACCCATTTTTGCAGGAAAATGTCTCCGAGTACCGTACTCTGCTCTCCATGCTTGATGATCATGGTGAAATTATGAATGCATTGGCAGCCAATTCTCATGAGACTGTGCATAAACTCAAGGAGCGGCTGTTTAGCTATACTGCACTTGAGGGCAATACAGATTCGTCTAGATTTGTCGAGTACTGGGTTCCAGCACAAATATCAAATGTGCAGCTTGAACAGTATTGTGCTACTCTACTGTCAAACTCTTTGTCGCTCTGTTCATCATCAAAAGTTGACCCTGTTGGTGTGCTACGTGATATCCTTGTCTCTGCTCGGAAGGTTTGCGGGTCACATTTTTCCTTAATTGCATTATTACATGATTTCTGGATGATCGATGGTTATATTTATTCCATCAAGGCTTAGTATGTAATGTTAAACTTCAAACACCCGAAGTTCCCGTTTTCTGCAATTCGTTGtttatttcccttttggttaTTCAACTTCTTTTTATAGTTTTGAAACACTTTCTAAGAAAAGAACAGGAAAAAATAAAgccgtttcttttttctttttcttttttcgatgcGGCTGAAACCTGTGTGTTGCGGAACACTCAGCTTTTTGCATAACATGATATGATGTGTCATTCAGTGCATGGCTAGGCTGCGGCCCTTCCGCACATATTGCATATAGCATTTGACATATCATTTAAGTTGGGTGAGAATATCTGCCTTACTTCCTCTCTCTATGAAGATCTTGTCAGTTTTAGTTCTATCTTACAGAATGCTGACATCTTATCCTTATTTTGGGATTTGAAGGACCAGTGTCCTAGACCTAGTTTATGTCATCATAGATTTTATGGTTATATCCGATCACTTAGTTTTTCTTTTGGACTATGGTTAGTGTTTTCTAATGAATCAGAACACTGAGGCCCTGATTTCATATTGCAACTTCAAAGAGTCTTTTGGTTTTGTTCCCCTTGTTTACTCAATTTTTAGTTGTTAGTTCTTTTTTATCCTGTTAAAGTGAGGCTGACATGTTGAAAGGACAAATGTGACGATTTTGCCTCCAGtgattttttgtccttttttgacAGTGTTGTAATTATTCATACGATGTCGATCCATCTCTTCAAGGCCCATTGAGGAAAGATCTTCAGCCAATTGACTTGGATGTTGGAAGAAAAGCTAGCGGGAAACTTCAGCTTCTTGATCGGTTGCTTTCGGAGTCAAAGAAACAGCACCTGAAAGTTCTTATATTGTTTCAGGTGAGGATGTTGAGCTTCTCTGAACCCTGACAAAATCTTGAAATTCTGTTAACCCCACCCACCCTACACCATAAAATAGAACAAATGAAGTTGAATCCTGCTTTGCCGCTGCTTGAATGGAAGTTTTCCAATTATAGGAGTATGACAGGGTTTCCAGGAACTTGGGCTATTCAGACCTCAAGATGTCTTATTTTCTAGTGGCAGGATATCATAGTACATGGTGCTAGTAGGAAAAATATCGGCAAACTCTGCTGCTGCTAACTTTCAGAATAataggaaaagataaaaagtcAATAAACCTCGTTCATTTTTTGACTTAACATCAATTGAATGAGATGTTAAGCGCAGGGGACTATTTAATGGCAGAACTTGATGTGTGGAAGAGGTACATACTTTTGGGAAGAGATATATGGTTCCCACACTAttcttttggtgtttggaaGCCGATATTTTTCAGTCAAGCTGAGACGGGGGACCACGTGATGTTAAACTTTTCATTGCTTTATAGTGCGGTAAGTAGGGAACTTGTGGACCGTTAGAACCTTTTTTACCAATAAAAGCATTTATCTCGATGTGTTTTCGGGTCAGTGAGCATATCTGAATTGGTTTCATCCCTGGATGGATAATGTCGACTGGTCGTTGATAGGCTAGTGTTTGCAGGTCTGTAAATTAACATAGAGGATTGTTTCTAAAATGCAATCAGGAAGAGTATATACTTTACTGTTAGAAAgttcaacccaaaagcttaagctaataggtaaagggagactacatgaatataaagagtattTAGGATCCGTTGTCAAGTAATATGGGACAATACTTCAAAAACGCCTCTCATGTGCAAGCAGGATTATGAGCAGCATGTGAAATTTTTGACTAATGGAATTTTACCACACACATTCACGAAAGGATTAGCACTGGTtacgataccatgttagaaagtccaacccaaaagcttaagttaatagGTGGAGCGAGactacataaatataaagagcatttaggacctgttgtcaagcaatgtgggacaatacTTCAACATTTACCTTGTGCGGATTTCGCGGATTTCACTTATGCTTGCTCATGGAAAAAGGAGAATTTCTCGTAAATGGTATTCTGGTAACGGGATCCTGGAAAAGAGGCCAGGTATTGTACATCCTATTCAATCAGTTAATCTCATCAAAAGCAAGAATAATAGGACATTTAAAAAGGAGATTCCCCATATAAGTCGCAAAAACTGCAAAATTTTCCCCAAGAGCTTAACTCTGCCCTCCTTTGATCCTCTCTTTGTTGCATATTCTATTGAAAAACTGATAATCACcattggttgtttttttttttttttggtaagtaaaCCATTGGTTGTTTGTGGTGACCATTTTCCTGTTTTCTTGGTTGGCAGTCCATTGGTGGTTCAGGAAGAGATTTGACTGGCGATGTTTTGGATGACTTTTTACGTCTGAGATTTGGGGCAGATTCATATGAACGTGTCGATGGTGGCATTCTCCCTTCTAAGAAACAGTCTGCTTTGACTAAGTTTAATGACAAGGAGCTGGGAAGATTTGTGTTTTTGTTGGAGAATCGAGCCTGTAATCCTAGCATCAAATTGTCATCAGTTGATATGGTGATTATATTCGATAGTGACTGGAATCCTGCTAGTGACTTAAGAAATTTGCAGAAATTGACAATTGAATCTCAAGTCCAAATAAAAGTGCTGCGCTTGTATTTATCTTGTACGGTTGAAGAAAAGGCATTGATATGTGCAAAACAAGGCATGCACCTTGAAAGCAAACTGCAAAATATAAGTCCAAGGACTAGCCACATGTTACTCATGTGGGGGGCGTCATTTCTTATGCGTAGATTGGACGAGTTCCATGGCAGCTCTAGTGTGTCTTCCATGGAATTGTCTGATCAATTGCTTGCAAACTCCGTGGTTCAGGAGTTTCTGGCTTTGATGCTACAGAATGAGAACAGTGTGAAGAGCAGATCTGTCATTGTCAAAGCGCAGCAAACTTCAGGAACTTACTGCACAGATTTTCCTTTGGTTGGTGAGTTGATGATTCAGTCCACTGCTGAAGACTTGCCGTATATTTTCTGGACAAAGTTATTGGAAGGAAAGCATCCTTGCTGGAAATATTGTTCTGGTTCAACCCCAAGGAGTAGAAAAAGGCTTCAATCATATGTCAATATATTTGAAGAAGTTGGGTCTGACAGTAATAAGCTGGCCAAGAAACGCAAGAAGTCGACATATAATAGCATATCTCCGTCCTCTAGGAAGCAGCGATTAGATGGGGAGAAAAAGGTTGCTGCTAACAAGGAAGGTAACTGATTGCAAAGGAGTACATCTAGTTACATTTTGTGGCACCTGCACGGGATTCTCTTCTCTTAAATGTTTCATGGATTAATATGTTTTGTTGGACAAACTTAGATTTCCCAGTCTCTTTACGTTTCCAAACATCATTTTTCAGGGACTTCCAGTCCATTTATTCAATCTCTTGGAGGAGAAGATTTGGCAGCTATACCTGAAGGTAAAATGGTTGACTCTGATGAGGGAAGAAAGTTGCGCGATGCACAGAGGAGCCTCTATCTTTTGCTGAAACCAGAAATCTTGAGACTTAGTGACTTGCTCAATTTATCGGTATGGTTTTTCTCTCTCTGGAAAAAGAAATCTTATAATGATGGGGAGCATATTAAGTGCTTCATTCTATTGTTAATGTGCCCGAAGTTTCAGATTGTTTGCTAGGCCggatgttttttttctttttataattttattttctgaaagaCTGGGTTACATAGTTATGCCCGCTGCTCGGGACAATTGGTTGTTTGGATGGTCTAAACATGATTCATTCTCACTGTATAATCCTGTAAAGGTGGAAAAAATTGTTTCATTCTCACTGTATAATCCTGTAAAGGTGGAAAACATTGTTCCAAGCATCCAATAAAATACTCTCGATTATGTCAATATTTGCGCTCTTCTGTGTCCAATCTTCGCAAAcatcataaattatttattttcattatcggtTTGTCCGATACTCATGTTGGTTGTAGACGGGTGCCGTTTCTCGTTGATGCTAAATGAATTGTGGCTAGCATCATCTGGTTCCATATTATACTAGTGTAGTACCATACTCTGTATTTTGGATCCGGAATTTTATGCTGTGAAATTGTGGGTGTCATTATAGTACCAAGCTGATTCCAAGTTTCCGAATATCAGTACCGCAGGTGTATCTTTTTTACCATTACCAAGTACTGCACTATACTAACTTCTAATACTTCTTTATATCCAGGACAATATCAAGGGTATGGTTAATAGCTTCCTTGATTATGTTATCACTAATCATCATGTCAGCCGGGAATCAGCGAGTATTCTACAAGCTTTCCAGTTGGCACtggttagaatttttctttttttttgcaagttcaTTGGTTTCACTAATTATTAATTGTAAATTGGTGTAAGGTTAAAACATTTAGCGAAATTTAATATGAAGatgcttttggttttgtttaCTCTTTGTTTTTGTGATGTCCTGTATGATCATTGAAACAAAGCCACATTCTCTTGAAAGTTCTTCAACTAGGTGTCTTATCAGTGATTTCATAGTCAACTGTGACTGACATGTGACTGTAACTAAAATGCcctcatattattttgaaaaagagccGTGTTTTCCTCCAACCAAGGTTGGAAGAAAGTTCCCCAACCAGGCTTCAGATTAGTTAGTTAAAGTCCCGCTTCAGTGACAGTTGACTAGGTAACCACCAATGGGAGGCCTGGGCAGAGGAACTCTCTCTCCAACCCTGGAGAAAATAGTGACCCATCAGCTGCATGCCTCTTTCTTATCTGATTTTGCCATTTCTAGCTGATACCATGGTTTTTCAATGgattttatggttttttgttttttgtttaacCAAGTTACCTTTTGAATGTAGAATTACTACTTTTTTGGGCCGACCATTTGCTCCTTATCTGTGTGAGATCTTCTCTGTGGCGTAGATACTTTTGATAGCTGTATCTTTTGAATCTCATATCTTGTCTTAAAGGCTATGGCTGTTTTGTTACTTGAGAATGTCGTAGCTTGGATTTTGATCAAGACCTTTTGCCATTTTGCTTGTGATATCAGTAGAACATAAAGAAACTCCTTTATTTGCATATCAGATGAGTTCTTGGTGTTCAAATGTTGGAGAAAATCTTAGTTGGACTATAAATCCTCTACTTTAGGCctgattaaaattttcactatcTATGCACTGGATAAAAACCATCCATTGTTAATATCGGCAGCTTTACTGCTATTGGGTGTACGTACATCTTTTAAGAAGTCTACTCACAAACTTGTTAAAATCCAGTGTTGGACTGCAGTTTCTTtatcaaaggaaaaaatagatcACACGGAATGTCTTGAGCTTGCGAAAAAGCATTTGAACTACCAGTGCAAGAAAGAAGAGGCAGATCATGTGTATTCAATGTTGCGAGATCTAAAGAAAAAGTTTCTCCAACTTAGAAAGAAGCCACCGGTCGATTCCTTGAAATATGGAGAATTGAAAGAGAAAGTCCTTCAGATGGAGCAATCTGGTTTGAAGTCGCCCCTGCCAGCTATGCCTTGCCTCCAACCTGTAAAAGTAGAGATTGAAGATTGTACCTTTCAAGGATCCTCCAGTAATGAGGTCATTTCTAGTCCTACATTGATGGATGAGTTTGGATTGACATTGGGAGACATTTCTGAAAGAGGCAGAGAAATTCAGGACCAGAAACAGAAACTGCAGGGGCTAGAAGCGAGGAAGGACGAAATATGTAGAGAATCTGAGGCACAGAAGGTGTTGCTGGAGAGTAATCATAAATTGGAGGCTGCAATTGTCCGTTTGCATTGTGGTGGTTCAACAAAAATAGACAGGATGAAGAGATTGGACAGGGAATACTCTAcacaaattgaagaatgctCACGTGAGATGGCCATGCACCTTAAAGAAATTGATGCTGAACATCTAGCCTCAGCAAATGGAGTTCAGCAGGAGCCTTCTGTAGTAGAGGGAGATGGGTGCTCAACGCACACGCAAGTGCTGAATAAGCTGCCTGAAGCCAGGCAGGGCCAGGAAAGTTCCAATTGTCATGATCAACTTGATAATGTGGACCCTTTCTTGAGGCCCTCGGTTGACCAAAGTGCTGATGTAATTGTCCATACTGAAAAGGACTGCCTTCCAGTTAAGATTGGCAGTGACAAGGATGAGATGAGTACCGTGGCTTCAGGAACAGTTTCTACTGAGGTGGGGCCATGTGCTAATGGAACACAAATAGACAACCAAGGGAATGCTGTTTCTCTCAATCCCTGCCCTCAGGAGAATCTTCCTGTTAATTCACAAGGTGATTTTTTCAGTAACCATGCTCTAGAGAATGATAGCACTATGGATGCTTGCACATGGGTGGATCAGATTCCTGATGGTTCAAGAAAGGAAGCAATTGATAAGTGGGGTCCAGTGGAGGTGCAAGAGAGTGTTCATTTAACGAATATACTGGAGAGATCGAGTTCTCCAGATCCACAAGCATCAGAAACGGAACGACCTAATGGATCTGAATCTGGGGTGGTTGATAGTGAGGGACCTCATAAAGCTTCCTTGGTTAATCAATCAATATCAAGGATGCCTAATGGCAGAGACAAAGTCGGAGCCACTGATCATACTCTGGAGAATATTAGCTCTCTGAATGCTTGCTCCTTGGATGATCAGATTCGTGACGGTTCAAGAATGGAAGCACTTGATGAACTAGCTGCGGTGGAGGTGCAAGAGAATATTTGTATATCAGGTGAACCGGAGGAGATGATCTCTCCAGATCCACATATACCAGAAACGGAAATATGCAATGGATCTGAATCTGAAGTACTTGAGAATGTCCATCCCCGCGATGGACCTCGAGAAGTTGCCTTGGTTAATCAATCAAAGTCAACTACAGTGCTGCCATCACGGGCCTTTGCTGAGGGAGCTTCTGTGTCATCTCACAGTGTATGTTTATCTATGCTCTCTACAGTGTTTATATCATCCTTGTTACAGTTAACTCAATTCTTGAAAACATTAGTTGACATGCCCCGTGAAGAGTAGGGTTGGCATACGACAAATATTGTCTCCTAAATACTGGAGTGTACATTGAAAAATGGTAAATGACAtgatttttcattgaaaaaatagTGTCTCGTAAATGCTGGAGGGTACACATAAATTTGGTAAATGACTTATTACAGACCCTACCTGACCAGGAGTTGAGAGCCGATTGTAATGCCACATCTACCCGCGGGCAAGAGATAAATGCACCCAATCAAGAGCAACAT
The genomic region above belongs to Rhodamnia argentea isolate NSW1041297 chromosome 6, ASM2092103v1, whole genome shotgun sequence and contains:
- the LOC115752193 gene encoding helicase protein MOM1-like isoform X3 codes for the protein MIKRPRDKNMVNQTRSGCKIGDECTNKVHSGGKGSSTSDFASDSYGLRRSTRESSSKKPMIPSFPSTRKSERLEKQTPPTSVSKDPKKVKRQRTPSPVRRSERCKKLRHSSDSAISKKSARRSESSDRQNQMDKKETKAKQLEVEDKESSKSNEEEPASTLVKRGKLSARAYRALFRKGNKDKASGCQNVTTAERNFVQIDGINSKRKSGEPEATVNLELGEKQNLHVLVKIDEESGQNTCFICKLGGKLLYCDGAGCQRHYHLSCLDPPLNDVPLGVWHCLACVRKMMKYGAYSVSEGVESIWDCREVEVSNPNGWQMQKQFFVKYKGLAHFHNRWLPEAEVAAKWPSLVASFLQKKQVVPWKSEWALPRRLLQKRLITSPQFHSERDRQEEGTDVSMCHYQWLVKWCGLDYEHASWELENASLFLSSETQSLFKQYENRLDRATGACNVEVTKLPERKKSLRNELSELPAKVILGPENNHADLINSHIIVDDQEHILKVTSFVLSLERDGCLPFLIISPSTSVHSWDAEFFRLAPTLNVVVFNGSKDARKFIRNLEFSEEGASLAFQVLISPPEAIVEDMDILTQMEWEAIVVDECQQPRTLSFSEEFKKLKTQSRLLLFNGNTKENVSEYRTLLSMLDDHGEIMNALAANSHETVHKLKERLFSYTALEGNTDSSRFVEYWVPAQISNVQLEQYCATLLSNSLSLCSSSKVDPVGVLRDILVSARKCCNYSYDVDPSLQGPLRKDLQPIDLDVGRKASGKLQLLDRLLSESKKQHLKVLILFQSIGGSGRDLTGDVLDDFLRLRFGADSYERVDGGILPSKKQSALTKFNDKELGRFVFLLENRACNPSIKLSSVDMVIIFDSDWNPASDLRNLQKLTIESQVQIKVLRLYLSCTVEEKALICAKQGMHLESKLQNISPRTSHMLLMWGASFLMRRLDEFHGSSSVSSMELSDQLLANSVVQEFLALMLQNENSVKSRSVIVKAQQTSGTYCTDFPLVGELMIQSTAEDLPYIFWTKLLEGKHPCWKYCSGSTPRSRKRLQSYVNIFEEVGSDSNKLAKKRKKSTYNSISPSSRKQRLDGEKKVAANKEGTSSPFIQSLGGEDLAAIPEGKMVDSDEGRKLRDAQRSLYLLLKPEILRLSDLLNLSDNIKGMVNSFLDYVITNHHVSRESASILQAFQLALCWTAVSLSKEKIDHTECLELAKKHLNYQCKKEEADHVYSMLRDLKKKFLQLRKKPPVDSLKYGELKEKVLQMEQSGLKSPLPAMPCLQPVKVEIEDCTFQGSSSNEVISSPTLMDEFGLTLGDISERGREIQDQKQKLQGLEARKDEICRESEAQKVLLESNHKLEAAIVRLHCGGSTKIDRMKRLDREYSTQIEECSREMAMHLKEIDAEHLASANGVQQEPSVVEGDGCSTHTQVLNKLPEARQGQESSNCHDQLDNVDPFLRPSVDQSADVIVHTEKDCLPVKIGSDKDEMSTVASGTVSTEVGPCANGTQIDNQGNAVSLNPCPQENLPVNSQGDFFSNHALENDSTMDACTWVDQIPDGSRKEAIDKWGPVEVQESVHLTNILERSSSPDPQASETERPNGSESGVVDSEGPHKASLVNQSISRMPNGRDKVGATDHTLENISSLNACSLDDQIRDGSRMEALDELAAVEVQENICISGEPEEMISPDPHIPETEICNGSESEVLENVHPRDGPREVALVNQSKSTTVLPSRAFAEGASVSSHSTLPDQELRADCNATSTRGQEINAPNQEQHNDETLPDEESRDDCNVTSMSVQEKNAPGKQQHDAEVASTTSHHSAPHQDLRDDCNPGPAITQEGNIHDEVQQNAEGASMPSYLTLPEEELRVNCKAASTGMQERNAPEEEQHNAEGASISSCHTLSGQEMGDDFNALSSSMRERNAPNEEQHNASQQTEFLSSSTGNATSSFSGAADMEPPVLLPPQDQPLNHSSHDLALVSGTATPLQGVGETSNLTVHSQSTQIAENPAVPPNQAMSESAVSIPRGGMVAQVSGNSTASISVESSTQLLQSPFPMAQPRMPLKLHLDPLQNELDRIQREMEQMDKSHEDAKLLLVSDCGKEIEEIVAQIRRKYDLKLKEIEAEYLAKKKELDMNQGKVLMNRMLAEAFKSKCSDIRASGANGIQQDVASGSMQQLLQLSSQRNAHQPLPVRGPSAGLQSNGVRTIATPFTSSESFPPNVASFQNVGPSGVTILDSSAVSSGIASRPPQISLSMPPPSANIQAPSDLRSPAPHLQAFRPSIASSGTPSQGLPNQQPPSNPPTTSAPLQQLPLAAVPPAGAAGPSSRHHGGGSVGGFLPNELGSDLLRDIFHPLIIAASQRDNLTSSSATADVVCLSDDD
- the LOC115752193 gene encoding helicase protein MOM1-like isoform X4, producing MSKCYHCRAQFRPNRWYKFKEKKDSGEPEATVNLELGEKQNLHVLVKIDEESGQNTCFICKLGGKLLYCDGAGCQRHYHLSCLDPPLNDVPLGVWHCLACVRKMMKYGAYSVSEGVESIWDCREVEVSNPNGWQMQKQFFVKYKGLAHFHNRWLPEAEVAAKWPSLVASFLQKKQVVPWKSEWALPRRLLQKRLITSPQFHSERDRQEEGTDVSMCHYQWLVKWCGLDYEHASWELENASLFLSSETQSLFKQYENRLDRATGACNVEVTKLPERKKSLRNELSELPAKVILGPENNHADLINSHIIVDDQEHILKVTSFVLSLERDGCLPFLIISPSTSVHSWDAEFFRLAPTLNVVVFNGSKDARKFIRNLEFSEEGASLAFQVLISPPEAIVEDMDILTQMEWEAIVVDECQQPRTLSFSEEFKKLKTQSRLLLFNGNTKENVSEYRTLLSMLDDHGEIMNALAANSHETVHKLKERLFSYTALEGNTDSSRFVEYWVPAQISNVQLEQYCATLLSNSLSLCSSSKVDPVGVLRDILVSARKCCNYSYDVDPSLQGPLRKDLQPIDLDVGRKASGKLQLLDRLLSESKKQHLKVLILFQSIGGSGRDLTGDVLDDFLRLRFGADSYERVDGGILPSKKQSALTKFNDKELGRFVFLLENRACNPSIKLSSVDMVIIFDSDWNPASDLRNLQKLTIESQVQIKVLRLYLSCTVEEKALICAKQGMHLESKLQNISPRTSHMLLMWGASFLMRRLDEFHGSSSVSSMELSDQLLANSVVQEFLALMLQNENSVKSRSVIVKAQQTSGTYCTDFPLVGELMIQSTAEDLPYIFWTKLLEGKHPCWKYCSGSTPRSRKRLQSYVNIFEEVGSDSNKLAKKRKKSTYNSISPSSRKQRLDGEKKVAANKEGTSSPFIQSLGGEDLAAIPEGKMVDSDEGRKLRDAQRSLYLLLKPEILRLSDLLNLSDNIKGMVNSFLDYVITNHHVSRESASILQAFQLALCWTAVSLSKEKIDHTECLELAKKHLNYQCKKEEADHVYSMLRDLKKKFLQLRKKPPVDSLKYGELKEKVLQMEQSGLKSPLPAMPCLQPVKVEIEDCTFQGSSSNEVISSPTLMDEFGLTLGDISERGREIQDQKQKLQGLEARKDEICRESEAQKVLLESNHKLEAAIVRLHCGGSTKIDRMKRLDREYSTQIEECSREMAMHLKEIDAEHLASANGVQQEPSVVEGDGCSTHTQVLNKLPEARQGQESSNCHDQLDNVDPFLRPSVDQSADVIVHTEKDCLPVKIGSDKDEMSTVASGTVSTEVGPCANGTQIDNQGNAVSLNPCPQENLPVNSQGDFFSNHALENDSTMDACTWVDQIPDGSRKEAIDKWGPVEVQESVHLTNILERSSSPDPQASETERPNGSESGVVDSEGPHKASLVNQSISRMPNGRDKVGATDHTLENISSLNACSLDDQIRDGSRMEALDELAAVEVQENICISGEPEEMISPDPHIPETEICNGSESEVLENVHPRDGPREVALVNQSKSTTVLPSRAFAEGASVSSHSTLPDQELRADCNATSTRGQEINAPNQEQHNDETLPDEESRDDCNVTSMSVQEKNAPGKQQHDAEVASTTSHHSAPHQDLRDDCNPGPAITQEGNIHDEVQQNAEGASMPSYLTLPEEELRVNCKAASTGMQERNAPEEEQHNAEGASISSCHTLSGQEMGDDFNALSSSMRERNAPNEEQHNASQQTEFLSSSTGNATSSFSGAADMEPPVLLPPQDQPLNHSSHDLALVSGTATPLQGVGETSNLTVHSQSTQIAENPAVPPNQAMSESAVSIPRGGMVAQVSGNSTASISVESSTQLLQSPFPMAQPRMPLKLHLDPLQNELDRIQREMEQMDKSHEDAKLLLVSDCGKEIEEIVAQIRRKYDLKLKEIEAEYLAKKKELDMNQGKVLMNRMLAEAFKSKCSDIRASGANGIQQDVASGSMQQLLQLSSQRNAHQPLPVRGPSAGLQSNGVRTIATPFTSSESFPPNVASFQNVGPSGVTILDSSAVSSGIASRPPQISLSMPPPSANIQAPSDLRSPAPHLQAFRPSIASSGTPSQGLPNQQPPSNPPTTSAPLQQLPLAAVPPAGAAGPSSRHHGGGSVGGFLPNELGSDLLRDIFHPLIIAASQRDNLTSSSATADVVCLSDDD